The Methanohalophilus levihalophilus genome has a segment encoding these proteins:
- the psmB gene encoding archaeal proteasome endopeptidase complex subunit beta, producing the protein MDNDKHLKGTTTVGIVCTDGVVLATEKRATMGNFIASKTAKKIYQIDDLMGMTTAGSVGDAQQLVRLISVEAQLYKMRRQEPMTIKGITTLLSNILSGQRYYPFMVQLLIGGIDKNGPAVYSLDALGGNIEETQAVATGSGSPMAYGVLEDRYRDDMNVDEGVDLAIRALHNAMKRDSASGNNIDVVKITTEGYERISSEEVDKKREELN; encoded by the coding sequence ATGGATAATGATAAACATCTAAAAGGTACAACTACAGTAGGAATTGTTTGCACTGATGGCGTGGTTCTTGCTACTGAAAAAAGAGCAACGATGGGAAATTTCATTGCAAGCAAAACTGCTAAGAAGATCTACCAGATTGATGATCTTATGGGGATGACAACAGCAGGGTCAGTGGGTGATGCTCAGCAGCTTGTGCGTTTGATAAGCGTGGAAGCACAATTGTACAAAATGAGGCGTCAGGAGCCCATGACCATAAAAGGGATCACTACACTGCTTTCCAATATTCTCAGCGGCCAGAGATACTACCCGTTCATGGTGCAACTTTTGATCGGTGGAATTGACAAAAACGGACCTGCCGTATATTCTCTTGATGCACTGGGAGGAAACATTGAAGAAACACAAGCAGTCGCAACGGGTTCCGGTTCCCCCATGGCTTACGGAGTTCTTGAAGATCGCTATCGTGACGATATGAACGTAGATGAAGGAGTGGATCTGGCAATACGTGCTCTCCATAATGCCATGAAAAGAGATTCAGCATCCGGAAACAATATTGATGTTGTTAAAATTACAACTGAAGGATATGAAAGAATCAGTTCTGAAGAGGTCGACAAAAAACGTGAGGAATTAAATTAA
- a CDS encoding phosphate uptake regulator PhoU — MDMRKIQITGKSTYVMTLPKKWACQSNLKAGSQVALNLQDDGSLVIIPEKSLDKPSKITLEIKDDIEEMKRELIGVYLMARHDFIELKGPSISKELKVGVATICEQLIGLEVVDSNGDSVLIQDLLDSDSFTIERGLQRLYAITITMIDDLVRAIENNDHELFDYIISRDSDADRLFMLISKQFINRLNLKKASTFDSLDLINAFYYRLAAENIERIADHATRIAENMKIFSCHENNSKKLQTLLRNAQELFRESYDSLRYSDKELANSVLSGKDPLSDNFENDSICANSGCICMAIPVSSILRIRDYATNIAEFTIDLSQL, encoded by the coding sequence ATGGATATGAGAAAAATCCAGATCACAGGTAAATCAACATATGTCATGACCCTTCCAAAAAAGTGGGCCTGTCAGTCAAATTTAAAAGCTGGCTCTCAGGTAGCTCTCAATCTTCAGGATGATGGTTCTCTGGTGATAATCCCAGAAAAGTCTCTTGACAAACCTTCCAAAATAACTCTTGAAATTAAGGATGACATTGAAGAAATGAAAAGGGAGTTGATTGGAGTTTACCTGATGGCCAGACACGATTTTATCGAGTTAAAAGGTCCCTCAATATCAAAAGAACTCAAAGTAGGTGTTGCTACTATCTGTGAACAATTAATTGGACTTGAAGTCGTCGATTCAAATGGTGATAGTGTTCTTATTCAGGATCTTCTTGATTCCGATAGTTTCACTATCGAGCGTGGCTTGCAGAGACTCTATGCCATTACTATTACAATGATCGATGATTTGGTGCGGGCAATTGAAAATAATGATCATGAACTTTTTGATTACATAATCTCCCGTGATTCGGATGCTGACCGCCTCTTTATGTTGATCTCCAAACAATTCATCAATCGCTTGAATCTTAAAAAAGCATCCACTTTTGATAGTCTGGATTTGATCAATGCTTTCTATTACAGGCTTGCAGCAGAAAATATTGAGAGAATTGCAGATCATGCAACCAGAATTGCAGAAAATATGAAGATTTTTTCATGTCATGAGAATAATTCTAAAAAACTTCAAACCTTGCTTCGAAATGCACAGGAACTTTTCAGGGAAAGTTATGACTCACTAAGATATTCTGACAAAGAACTTGCAAATAGCGTCCTTTCAGGTAAGGATCCATTGTCTGATAACTTTGAGAATGATTCCATATGTGCCAATTCGGGGTGCATATGCATGGCCATTCCGGTTAGCAGTATTTTGAGGATAAGGGATTATGCAACCAATATTGCGGAATTTACGATTGATTTATCGCAACTATAA